In Desulfofustis limnaeus, the genomic stretch CTGGAAAGTACCCGCTGCATGGTTCCCCATTTCTGCTTCAGTTGTGCTTTGGCCAAGTCGTTCAACCCTTTGGTCTTGGCCTCGAACCATTGGTCGATCTTGGCCTTGTTGGTCAGTTCCTGATCAATATCTCGCGCCTCATAGCGCAGGTCGAGCACCACGCCCTCGCGCACCGCCTGGTCGAATTTGTATGTGTGGACATAGCGGCCAAACACCTCGATGCTTTTAGCCTTGTCAGACTTGAGCAGCGGTGTACCGGTGAAGCCGACGAACAGGGCATTGGGCAGCAGTTCCTTCATCGCCTTATGCAAGTCGCCCGACTGGGTACGATGGCACTCGTCAACAAACACATGGATGTTGCCCTTGGCCTTGAAGTCCGGCGGCAGTTTTTTGATGGCTTGAATGAATTCCTTGGCACCTTCCTCGCTGTTCTCTTCCGAGGTTTTCCCACCAAATTTGTGAACCAAGGAACAAAGCAGTGATTCCTCGGTGCTGTTCAGCTTGTCGATCAGATCCGCGCCGCTCTTGGTGCGGTAGATCGCCTCGCTGACTCCTTTAAAGACCTTCACGATCTGTTCGTCGAGTTCGGTGCGGTCGGTAATGATCAGCACCCGCCCGCTCTCACGGTTCTCGCGAATCCATTTGGCCAACCACACCATGGTCAGTGATTTGCCGCTGCCCTGGGTGTGCCAGATGATCCCGCCCTCGCGCCGGCGGATAAACTCCTGCGCCGCTTTGACACCGAAATATTGATTCTGGCGGGACACCTTCTTGATTCCTGCATCGAACACCACAAAATCGTGGATCAGCTCCAATAACCGCTTTTTCTCGCAGACCTGCAACAGGTGCCGATCCAGCAGGTTTGGCTCGGCCGCGTGCATGCCGCTATCCTCAACCCACCTGAGGAAGTATTTTTCCGGGGTCTCGATGGTGGCGTAGCGCAACCCTTCGCTGTTGTTGCCGGCCATCACCCACTGGATAGTGCTGAAGAATGGCTGGATGAACTCCTTCTTCTGGTTATCGAGATTCTGGCGAATACCCTCCGAGACCGATACCGTCGAGCGTTTCAGTTCCAATACCCCTACAGCGATGCCGTTGATGTACAGCACCACATCCGGTCGTTTAGTGTTGGCCTTGGCCGCATTGGCAAGATTTGCCCCCTTGATCGTTACCTCCTCAGCTATGGCAAAATGATTATTTTCGGGGCTTTTCCAGTCAATCAACCAGACGGTGAGGTTATTCTCGCCCGCGGCCGGAGACACCTTCACCCCATAGCGGAGCAGGGCGTACACCTCTTTGTTCTTGTCGTAGAGGCTTTTGCTGCTGTCCCCGGCCACCTTGTTCAGATGGTGCAGGGCGCGACTGATAAGGGTGGAACTGACCTTCTGCCCCTTGAGCCAGGCGGTCAGCAAATCGATTTCGATGTTGGCATTCCCCGGTCGGTCGATCCAGTTGCCGAGGTAGTCGTACCCCAATCGATCCCGGAACAGCGTAACAACCCGCTTCTGGGTCTTCTTCTCGATTTCCCCGACAGTCGCCATGTCACACCTTGAGGAGTTTAAAGCTGATCTGGTAGCGGTAAAAGACAATAAGCGGCGTCATTGCCAAGGCCCGGCGAATCCGGTTGTCTTCTTCCAGGGCGATAATGACCCCACGCACCGACTGGCCTGCTTCCGCGAGCTCCTCTTTGACAAATCCCATATAGCGAAGGGTTTGCCCTACGACAACGTCACTCGCCCGGCCTTTCTTGAGTTCAACCACCAACAGCTCTGTTTTGTCCTTCTTGATTGCTAGAATATCGAGCGGGCCAGTATCGGTAAGGTATTGCTGTCCCACCTTCACCCCTTCCTCCTCGAAGATGTCGTATTCTTTACCCAGTTCGGTCTGTGCCCAGTTCTGCACCAGAAAATCTTCGAGATGTTGTTCGAGGGCGAAGGACGACGCGTCTTCCACGGTCTCATCGGTGGAAATCAGTATCGGTTTGGTGCTAGGGCCAAGCAGCTCTTCGATTTCCGCATCGTGCCCGGATATGTTGGAGACCGTGCCAATCGATCCGGTGGAGTTTTTCAAGGCCGGGCTCATGGCAGCGCGGTTGACCAAGGTTTCCCGCCAGATCACCGGGCGCCGATGCGGCAGGATCTCCCCCGGGGCATAAAAATAATCGCCGTTGACCTCACCGACCCGGTACTGGCCAAGACCGTCGGGACACAAAACGATATCGCCCTTCTTGATTCCCTTGGAGACGGTCCAGAGACCACCGCAGGCCAGGCCCGCACCTATTTTGGTTTTGTCCGGATGGCTACCAAGATAGATCGGGATGAACTGCTTGTTGAAGGTCCGCCAGTCCTCGGGAAGGTCATTTTTCAAGTCCTGCGGGATCTCAAAGTCGGCACCGATGAAATTCCCGGTAAAACACTCCGGGGCGTGGATACTCTTCTGGCCAAGCATGACTCGGTAATAGCTTCTCACGCGGAATCTCCCCTATTGTCTTCGTGGCGTGGCAGCACATCTTTAGGCAGCCAAATCCAGCCTTCGCTGTGCGGAATATCGGCGGATGGCGGGACCAGTTCCTCGTATTCCCTGGTAAACAGGAAGGCAATCAAGGCACAGGTCAAGGCATCATCCTTGTCCTCGTGATCAAGCGACGGGTAGGAAGTACGCAGGTTGTTGATGGTCAAGGAAGACGTGCAGGGCGAAGGGTTTGCCTCGATAACGGTCAAGAGGCTGCCGTCCGACCACACCCCGCAACGCGGATTGTGTCGGGCAAATTTGGCGAGCACATGCATCCCCTTGGTAGCCTGGCTGCCGATCATGTCCTTGATGGATGACAGTGGCCTCAGACCATTCTCGAACAAGAATCGCTCGGTTTGCCGAAACAGATAGGGGTTGGTGTCTGATCGACCGATCTCGCCCGCATGATGTCG encodes the following:
- a CDS encoding endonuclease NucS domain-containing protein, which produces MRSYYRVMLGQKSIHAPECFTGNFIGADFEIPQDLKNDLPEDWRTFNKQFIPIYLGSHPDKTKIGAGLACGGLWTVSKGIKKGDIVLCPDGLGQYRVGEVNGDYFYAPGEILPHRRPVIWRETLVNRAAMSPALKNSTGSIGTVSNISGHDAEIEELLGPSTKPILISTDETVEDASSFALEQHLEDFLVQNWAQTELGKEYDIFEEEGVKVGQQYLTDTGPLDILAIKKDKTELLVVELKKGRASDVVVGQTLRYMGFVKEELAEAGQSVRGVIIALEEDNRIRRALAMTPLIVFYRYQISFKLLKV